From a region of the Octopus sinensis linkage group LG18, ASM634580v1, whole genome shotgun sequence genome:
- the LOC115221649 gene encoding uncharacterized protein LOC115221649 — protein MGILLKPFLNYIKSYIRDNLDMLNHLPEKVKEETVLVRFDVINLYTNISHNYGIEATQDWLDKYPEETPGRINKDFIIESITVILQSNHLMFDTSVYRQKPGIAMGTRAAPTTTNLTMSYLEITIYQ, from the coding sequence ATGGGCATCCTCCTGAAACCATTTCTAAACTATATCAAAAGTTATATTagagataacttagatatgttgaATCACCTACCAGAAAAAGTCAAGGAAGAAACAGTCTTGGTTAGATTTGATGTGATAAACCTATACACTAACATATCCCATAACTATGGAATAGAAGCGACCCAGGACTGGCTGGACAAATATCCAGAAGAAACACCAGGACGGATCAACAAAGATTTCATAATCGAATCAATAACAGTCATCCTTCAAAGCAATCACTTGATGTTTGATACGTCTGTTTATCGGCAAAAACCCGGAATTGCCATGGGAACGAGGGCAGCCCCGACAACTACCAACCTAACAATGAGCTATTTAGAAATAACAATATATCAGTAG